A window of Amia ocellicauda isolate fAmiCal2 chromosome 20, fAmiCal2.hap1, whole genome shotgun sequence genomic DNA:
tgtttaatttttattttacttgaggCACTATGTTAACATTTACTGATCCCCGTTAACCAATCAGAATCTGTTTTCACACTCCCATGCTAATCATTTAGGTCCCAGATATTTGCAAACTGACTTATACCAGTATAGTGTATATAACAAATGATTCTCTTTGATGAATGGGAAATGCAGTGATATACATGCATATGAACTATGTGTAACCCCTCACACGCAATTGGTCTAGGGACACATTATGGACTTCCATTGCACAAGTTGCgatatcatataaatatgaaacTGATCCCTTGTATATGTTTAAAGACATGACATTTGACTGCGGTTAACCCAAGCCTCTGTTCTGCTGGTCCTTGCAGCCCCGAAACTGACCCTGGACTGCAGTGTGGACCTCCTGTTTGTCGTGGAGGGCTCCTCCAGTGTCCGGCTAGAGGGCTTCCTCCGCTACAAGTCCTTCCTGAAGCGTTTCATACTGGCGGTGATGGCCGCCGACACCCCTGTCAACGTGGGCCTGGCTCAGTACAGCAGCGACGTCAAGATGGAGATGGAGGTGGGGAAGTATGGTGACATTGCGCAGCTGCTCAGGGCCATCGAGGACATGACCTACCGGGGCGGAGAGACCAGGACGGGCCAGGCCCTGCGCTTCATCATGCAGTACGGCTTCAAGAGCAAACCGGTATTTGCGGACATCCAGGACGACCTACCCAGAGTGGTGGTCCTCCTCACCGACTCCCCATCTGTGGACCCCGTGAACGAGCCTGCCAGGATCGCCAGGGACCGGGACCTGTTCCTACTGGCTGTGGGCGTAGACTCCCTGAAGGCTGAGCTGAATGACATCACAGGAAACCCCCAGAGAACCATCACCTACTCGTCCCCCCAGAACCTGTTCAACCAGATCCCAGAGCTCAGATCCAAAATCTGCAGTGTGGACAACCAAGGTACAACACACAAATTCTTTAccgtttcatttttttattatatgtaaCAATCAGCCCCTTTTTCCCCCCGTCTAAACCTTTTTTGGTCCAGGAtcctctgtgttgtgttttccttCTGGTTAATGTTAAAAGTACCTAAACTATTTACATCCTGTGAAACTGGCACCACTAGCAAGTACATGTCCTGAAACGTCACTGATAACAGAAGAATTTGAAAATCCTGATCGTTCTCTGCACAGgattacatttatacacaagataagaggtataggaatgtttggaaatgctgctctgtgattggctggtttctccaATGTGATTTATaacattaaaactaaaaaaatttAGAAAATAGAATGCTTGGTCCCAGACAGTGTTTCCAGGAAGATAATTTAAACGTAACTCTCGGAGAAGGTTACGGTTTTTAGTCCTGAAGATAAGGTTCCTTTTTCTTCAtggacaaacaaaacaaaaataaactgtttctgaTTTTGCAGCATTATGTCATCTCTGCACTCATATGTCATTCATCAGGAATATATCGTTTTGGTGCAAACATTTTATCCTGTTTTTAGTTTAGATTTAGGTTCTTCTCATAATCAAAAATAAGCTTCCCTCTCATACAGTTCAGTGCCTCCATAGTTGTCACACTTGCTCATTCCCCTTTCCTTGTTGACTTGTGTTCCAGGCTGTCTGGGTCAGCCTCTGGACTTGGTCTTTGCCTTGGACGCCTCGTCCGGGGTGGGCAGCGACAACTTTGTCCGTCTGAGGGACTTCGTCAGGAGCACGTCGGTACAGTTCGACATCAACCGGGACGTGACTCAGATCGGGCTGGTGGCCTACGCCCGGAATCCACGCACGGTCTTCTCGCTGGACACCTATGACTCGGGCGCCAAGGTCCTGCAGGCCATCAACCAGGTGTCCTACATCGGGGGCAGCTCCTCCACGGGCAGCGCTCTGCTCCACATCCACAAGGAGGTGATGAGCGTGCAGAAGGGGGCCAGGCCCGGCGTGAACAAGGCCGTGGTGGTCATCACGGACGGGGCCGGAGGAGAGGATGCCACTGTCCCAGCCCAGCAGATCAGGGACAACgccgtgtctgtgtttgtgatcGGAATCGGGGACGCTCAGAAGGACACTCTGCTCAAGATCGCTGGTTCCGTGGACCACATGATTTCCGTGCCCTCCTATGAGGACCTGAAGTATTACGAGGACATCCTGGTGCAGAAGGTCTGCGAAGGTGAGTCTTAACGGGAAAGAAATAGACAAATTCAGTTCCCTCAGCGCTGTAAACCACAGCTGGTAATGTAATTATAAATCAGTAGCAAATGTTGGTGGTTTTCATAACAGCCTTTTGGTCTTTCATTAAGGGTGTCATTCAGAACTTGCAGCTggttttatttcacattatatCAGCTTCACTAATGATGTCCAAAAGCTCTCCAGGGGGCTAGAAACTGAGCATAGAGGGATCACGTTCTTTAAGTGAGCACAAAGTGTCTACAACAGCAGGTCTTCCCACCTTCTCAACTGTGCCTCCACGGTGTTCGGCAGTTTTCTCTTCTTTCCTGCAGATGCCAAGAAGCCTGTGAACTTGTGCAAGCCGAACCCATGCATGAATGACGGTATCTGCATCCTGCTGAACGGAAGATATCGCTGCGAGTGCCGCGGCTGGGAGGGGCCGCACTGTGAGAACAGTGAGTCCTCCTCTGCTGAGGTCCTGCATGAAAGGCAGAGTCCATGTATTTTCTCTGTGCTGCTTGATCCTGTGTTTTGTTCTTCCAAGTCTGACAAAACATGACAAGACCCCTTTAAGTGTTTAATTGGCAGATACTGCTGCAGTTTCTATCTGAAGATGAAGAAAGCTCTTCCTCCTATACCCTCTTATTCTGGAAGGGCTTTGACAAGCTCTCTGTTAAATGCCTTAAACGGCTAAGGATTTCAAGTCACCTTTCTGCTCTCTCTGTAGGACTCAGCAGGCCGCCGAGTCGAGGGGACTTCCCACAGCCTTCAGGATTGCTGACTAAGAGACGGAGGCAGCGCCACCACAAGGAGCAGCCCAAGGGGAACAGAGCACGCCATCGCCGGAGACACATGGCTCGGACTCAGTGAAGGCACAGCCTAGGAGAAATCTTCTCTCGCTCTGCCTTGGCCGCATCGAGTACAGGCCTAACTCCAGCCAGCAGAAAACGGACAGTATTTTTGACAAGGGTGCCTTCTCAAAGCAAGACACTTACTTAAAGAAAGATTACTTTTTGTAATGACGTTTTGTACACTGAATCATCGTTCATTTTATTGTATGGCAATGCGAGGGGTACGGGCGGATGTATTGTGCAAAGACACTGGCACGATCCCACTGACTgactatataaaacaaacagtgTCAGTCTCCATAGCTGCGTTCGTAATCTTGTCGTTTGTCCTTAAAAGCCCTTCCCATTTTCAGGTTTCCTTTGCCTTCGCATTGCCTTTTATCTTATTAACAAGTGTAGAGAATCGAAAAATAGTGTTTGTTTACTTGCCTCAGGATATGAAAgccacagtttttttttgtctttaatgCCAAAGTATGAACCACCCTCTACAGCCTCCTTGAAGTGCATGTGCACACATGACTCCTTTTGCTGTATCTGGGGGTGGTTAAACacctggtttaaaaaaaaaagtgcagccCTGTAATTTGCTACTTAAGTCATCCTAATGGTTTTATGCATTTATCTCTAAAACATCCATCTTTGTCCACATCCTTAACGcatcataaaaagaaaaaaaatcacacagaGTTCTAGAATTATCAGGGACAGATGGAACTCGGAAATACTGTTCAGAAATGCTTCCATGTGACAGATTTTACTGACAATATAATGAGGTGTTATCGCTTGATAATGATGTTGCCTATTAATAAGTACCATTCATTTGTATGCAATATGGCCATTAAGTGTGGCTTTTTGTCTAAATCCATGTGTACCCCCCCCCTCACATTCCATTCTAAAACAGGACTCTTAATGTAACTGTGCTTTTACACAATGCGCTTTCATTAGTCAATTTGTCtaagagtttgttgaacaaCTGTTTGCATTGTAAATTCGGGGCACACATTTTGATTTTCtgtactatttattttttatgcgcAACTACTGTTGTACTATCCAGCTATTAAAATTACTTTTATACATATGGTCAGTTGCCAAGAGTGTATGTGCCATATACCACACTGTATACTGAATACGATATATAACAGAGTCCATGTGCAATATAGCAAACCTAACCTAACAACACAATACAACTACATATAGAGTGTAGTATGCTGAGAGAAACAGAAGAGTAGTCCAGGTGAAGGAGGGAGGTGCCATATGGCAGGTGTATAATTAAAGCATGTAAGTTCTTCATTTTGTGCTCAGATGTCTTGAACATATTGTTACAAAGCAATCCTTGCAGCAAAGCTTAAAAATAGTTGTAATAATTCTAACATATGATCATAGCAATACTTTATTGCGTTTATTCCAGGACAAGAGCAACCACTGAAACGTGCGTGGAAGCCAATATCGTTTAAGACAGTGGAgagcaacctaaattaatcagtgggctgcaagtctgggtgtcaaataagtGCCTGGGCCGCAAGCCGCATATAACCACAGTTACAAGCCACAcatgctacattttaattaaaaactagcAATagaatgcaataaatacatttcaagaatGCATTAAAGGAGTAACACTGattcaaaataagtaaatactgttttattggtgtaagtattttacatttcaaaataaaaacaatcaatacaaactttaatacttatgattaaaatttttaaattcaattcttaaaatcacctaaaaattttaaaatcttagtgattaataaaacaaataaactcgaataaacatgtgcttaaacaaaacaaacgtgattaaagcaaactgctaccaacataaaagtcaaatacattgaaaataactgaaaatgcaccggacaaaataaagaaacaattaaaatgtttaaaataaaaaacaaacaaaaacggtccaatgcatttaaaattaatccaaaacggtcattgtatttgacaaataaatagaacaaaactaaacaaacaaacaaaaaaaccaaacaactagtgttttaaaaacaactaaatctttaaaaacagttaaaattcatttttaaaagtcattttaaaagacaatcattcataaaatagttaaaagatcttggactcgggctccagcagggggaactgaccgtccccggaggtgggtcccatcacgggatcctgagctcccccagatcttgtatattcAAAATAAGTAGTTGTCATAAATAtactactttatttatttttaattgttttagttttgggGGGGTCGTGGGCAGCAAGTGGATGCAGTTTGGGCCGCATGCAGCTCACGGGCCGCAGGTTCAAGAGGAAGAGAGGTTCACTTTTAGGCTACAGCTTTGAATGCCCACTTGTTCAACTCTTCAATGCGTTTAATTCATGAATGTGTGTATTCTGTGCGACTGTGAGAGTATAACATGTTTCCTGTAAGCAGGTTAGCTTTTGATCACTCACAAACTTCATTTATGGAGCTTTCCGATCACACTAATTAATTATTCAGAATGTCAATACCAAATGGGAGGCTACCTGTGCAAGGCCACGCCCCGTGAACGCCCACCCGACCTGTGGCTCCTCCCACCGGCAGGTAACGCAAGATGGCGGAATATCGTGGTCGTATTGCTCccactgctttaaaaaaaacctaaaatatattcatttataactatttgtattattttattttcttctaagAACTCGAAGTGACGTTTATACTGAAGATAAGGTTACGGTAAGTACCAGTTTGTTTGCAAATTGTTACAGAAACAAATGAACGCGGTTGCATTTGTTCTTTAATGTGAAGCAAAGTTacgaattaaattaaacattgtttCTAAATTGCAGCTTTACTGGCAAAAGTGCGTTTATGAAGGTAGAAACTGTACCTAAACTAAAACCTTTGTATTTCATTACCCTCGTTGGGGAAtacttaattaattataatgttaaATGAGTGGTTTATGTTCAACCTTTTTGAGGAAGGTATGGTTTCTGTTTCACAGGGAACACAATCATTGAGTtctttgtaaattgaaaatgtgcCTTCACCCCATCTGTGAGTTATTTAAGAAGATTATAGTCCGTGTATGTGTTTAACGGGAATGGTTGCGATACAGtaattgtatttaaagaaaagacttgtattatgtatttttatttagttttaagcACATCTACTTTAGGAAAACAAAGTTGTATCCTGTCCTCTTTGAAAGGTATTGCACACCTGCGCTTAACTGAAACAGGTGCGACTTGGACAATTGTAGGTGAATTCCCAATGAGGGACCAAGCCTGAATGAATGAAAGATGAATGAGGTATTGGCTCATGCTATTTTCCTTAGCTTAATGTCTGTATTCATTGATCGTGATGAAGTATTTTTTATAACAGTGTCACAGACTTCCAGGGTCGGCGTCTGTAGTTTCTATAGTTTGTTACATTCACAGTTATTTgcaacataataatacaaaaaaaaacctatcAGTATTGTTTGTGAAGTGTGACGTGATGAATGTAGATTTGCAGAGGAAGGCGTGTATGATCTTTTAAAATTGCAACCCAGTGGcaccaataaatacaaatgtggaTCGTTTTTTATGTCCATTAATTTTAAATCCGTGGTTTGTAGcaataatgtattttgtctTGTGTTAAACTTTTTAAATATAAGGCTTCTATAGCCTATATTAAAGGGAACACCGCTTTTTCTAGTACATTCACCCAATCATTAGTTTCTTTAGTAATTGTATAGGCAGCGTATATGATTATTATGCGAAGAAAACAGGATACCCGTGTTTATAGCAGGTGTGGATTTGCGTTGTTTAAACtgatggttatatttttatttgcttgcttgtttgAAACGGATCTTCCAACAACTTACAGACATCGTTCTGGGAGATAAAGACATGGGCAAAGATTGGAAATGTAAGTGCTGTTTTTCATTgcttaaactaaacattaattTTAGTGTTCAAtcgtatttaaatgttttggaacTGTAATGTACCATATAACATCTATATAGGTATATAGCTATAGGTATAACGAATAATagggctgttttttttaattaaacggTAATTGTTTAGAGCGTTTTGTATGGCAATTGAACAGCGAATCAAATCAGATCGGTTGCCTGTTGGATTTTTAAAATCTAATTGTATGGTGTGACTTGTAAGATTGGATTTGAACTATCCTTTAacagtgttttacatttaatttgtgtcaCTTTTTAATCAGGACTTATTTAATATCCGATTTTGGTTTGAACTTATTGTAATACCCGTCATGTGTGTATTAAGAGAACTGTAAATTGCTTGGTTTAAGGGCGTCTGTGTGCTCATTTTTCTTACTTTAAAACGTGTCCAAATAGCTTTCCCGGTTCGCCTCATAGTTTAATTGTGAGCTGCTGTGGGTGACATGGTCCTGTCTCTTTGCAGGGAAGTGACCCACTCCTGTGTACCTGCCTCATCGGTAGCACAGCCAGTTCTTCAATTGATGGTTTTGGCAAGTCCATTCTTCTGAGATTTCTTCCAAtgcttttttaatgttaaattgTGTGTAATTATGTAAAGCAATgtgctgttttgtatttttatcttCATAATAAAACCTTGcaaatgtattgcttttgtAAGTTTAGTTTTTCTTCCCAGTTGTGACCGGTGTTTATTGTGAACAGTTTTTAAGAAACGATGCGATGGGTGATTTTTTGCTCTCTGCGCCATTGTCCGCAGGGGCTCCCTATCGCATTGTGTCTTGAAAACTTCAGAGGCTCCCCCTTTTGGAAGGAGCTAGACTGGGCCCATCACTGGTGCCTGTGGGCAGTCAGGTTGCGGTCTGGGGGTGACTCAAACAGGGTGGTGCCAAGGGGAACTGGGTAAGCCTTCCTGACAGTCACCAGTGATGTGCCCAGTCCACACCAGTCCTGACAGGCACCTACCGAGTTCGGACTGGGCAGTGGCAGGTTGGCTATAGGCCTGACTGCCCACAGTCACCAGTGATGGGCCCAGTCTAGCTCCTTCCAAAAGGGGGAGCCTCTGACGTTTTCAAGACACAATGCGATAGGGAGCCCCTGCGGACAATGGCGCAGAGAGCAAAAAATCACCCATCGCATCGTTTCTTAAAAACTGTTCACAATCGAGATAAATGAAGGATTTTCCAGCCAAAAACTGAACAACGTCCCCAACCTGAAACACCAATAAACAAAGACAAGTTTAGAACAAAACCGCCATTTATTAAAATCACAGCAGAATCCACAAGACATGCCATCAAACATTACATAAGGTACATTTGGATAAGCAGGTTCACAGCAAAGGATCGAGCAGTAATGCATTCAACGAGTCTCGATTAGAGCAGCGCATACCGAGGAGCAGGatggacgggacgggacgggacgggagagGGAGGCAGCAGCAGACACCCGGCCCGTTCTGCAGCGCAGCTCTGCGCAATACGACTGCGACCTCAAACTGACCACCTGTGCTGCGGAAATAAGCAGACAGGAGTGCGAGTCTGTAATCCTTTCACAGACTGGTTTCCTTTACGCAGCTGCATTAATATTAACAGTGTGCAAATAAGCAGAGAGTATGTCCTATAGTGACCTACCTACACCACTGAGATGTGGGATAACAGGATCACCGATTAGACACCAGATTAGAAACAGTAACCTACAGGATTATCATTATCAATcgctacattttatttatttgttagcagagtcccttgtccagggcgacttacaatacaatacaatacaatgcaatacaaaGTAAATATATTGACAGGAATATATTTTAGATAATTGATCTATTAATAAAACTTAACTGACACCACCTGTAAATCCCCATTTAAAATGGACACGACAACTAAACGATACAAGTGTAACAGATTGTACATACCATGGATTTAATGATCCGAATCGACTCCCCCAAGACCTCTCCCCTAGAATTACAATACAACACCAGCTGTTCAGTGGGATGGACAGGTGCACTCCAGGTCAatccaattaaccaattaaagcGATACAATATGTGAAATTAGCCTCCTAAGTTATCCTAACATTAATGTAGCAACCCTACCTCTAACTTAAATTCTGCCTACAAGTTCGCCAtaaatttaatatacatttgttaCCTCTCCGCATTCTTGGAAAAAATCAATTGAGTGTGAACTGTTTCCGAATAGAAGAATACATTTAGACAGAGATTGGGCTACATGTCAATGAAATGAACTGAACCAACTACCAGTCAAATGCATCGTTCTTGGCGTTTGTTCATTcatttgtgcttttatttttagaaatataCTACCCCCAAAGTGCATTTAGAGGAAACTATAGTAAtacaattaacacattttaactCTGTTTGAAGAAAGCCAGTAATAGTTACGCAATAAACGGCATAGCTCTTAACACATTTTGTGCAATATCACATATCTAAATATACGAGGAAAGCAGTGAATCCACAAACAATGCTGCTATAAGTGTGCGGTTTTTAGCTGAACTAGGCTCCATAAACCTAGAATACACACATGTCCCCTTATTAGTCAAACCCTCTCAGGAAGGGTTTTCCAAATGTGTGCTACTGGTTTACCAGTCCTAACCAACCTTGGCCTCATCTTTTGCATTTAGTTCGCAAAACAGCACTGGCACTGGCACTATGCAAGAGGCTGCATTCAGTATCTAAAGAATGACTACATGCTTTTGCAAGCCAACAGGTGCACCAAATATAGTGAAAACTATACACCAGAAACACATTGACGGATacttataatttaaaacaaaaacacttaccTGAAATACTGATCCCAATATTAATTCCGAGTGAAGCACCGTCCAAAACACAatcatacatataaatattttaaataacgtAAGATTAAACTCCAGCCCCAACAAACGCTGACTCCTCCGAACGCCATCCTAACGCACCTGTGGCAAAGGGGCGTGGCCGTACTGGGGGGACTACCTTGGAGGGGCGGGTTCTCACTCGGGATAAGCCAATCACCTGTGCAGCATCAATGAAAGGTGTCATTCTGATAGGGCAGAGCTGATCACCTATGTGAAGCCGCAAATCTGCACAGATTTGCAGAATCCCTCCCATCCCATTGGTGCAGTTGCGCAGATCCGCGCACAACTGCGGACTTCTCCGCACTGGGATCACTCAGATCTGCTCTCTGCCCCAGACAGCGCATTTTCACAAGGAGCACACAAGGGGGAGCCTTTCTCCACTCTACGACTACAAACTTTGTAGataaaaaatatgatatattattattattattattattattattattattattattcctattgataattattataattaccaACATCATTGTCTCAGtcacacgcacacatatatattaagttattaatttaacaattattataataaggtCTGCTATTGGTAGTTACACATG
This region includes:
- the vwa2 gene encoding von Willebrand factor A domain-containing protein 2 translates to MNQAAQLALLSTVLLIQVSPTAGLQEIQAEQETIVKINTAGQLMQCSAAIDVLFLLDGSHSIGKGGFERSKHFTLKLCEALDVNPERVRVGVIQYSSSPRLEFPLDSFPTRDELKEHLKKLSFKGGSTQTGLALKYVIRKGFPGGRNATTPRVLIILTDGKSQGTLDLPARQLKEAGITIFAVGIRYPRWEELNTLASEPSEQHVLFAEHFDDAVNGLYTTLTSASVCAAVPSGCRIESRPCERKTLETVKEFQGNFMCWKGSKGYLPSTSLCPYYRWSRIYRKHQATCYRTICPDPCDSQPCQNGGTCVSEGLERYRCLCPVGFGGDTNCAPKLTLDCSVDLLFVVEGSSSVRLEGFLRYKSFLKRFILAVMAADTPVNVGLAQYSSDVKMEMEVGKYGDIAQLLRAIEDMTYRGGETRTGQALRFIMQYGFKSKPVFADIQDDLPRVVVLLTDSPSVDPVNEPARIARDRDLFLLAVGVDSLKAELNDITGNPQRTITYSSPQNLFNQIPELRSKICSVDNQGCLGQPLDLVFALDASSGVGSDNFVRLRDFVRSTSVQFDINRDVTQIGLVAYARNPRTVFSLDTYDSGAKVLQAINQVSYIGGSSSTGSALLHIHKEVMSVQKGARPGVNKAVVVITDGAGGEDATVPAQQIRDNAVSVFVIGIGDAQKDTLLKIAGSVDHMISVPSYEDLKYYEDILVQKVCEDAKKPVNLCKPNPCMNDGICILLNGRYRCECRGWEGPHCENRLSRPPSRGDFPQPSGLLTKRRRQRHHKEQPKGNRARHRRRHMARTQ